A stretch of DNA from Catenulispora acidiphila DSM 44928:
GTCTGGATCGACCCCACCAGCCTCATGCTCCTGGGCCTCGTCGCCCTCTCGCTGCACCTGCTCGGCGTGGGGACAGGGTGGTACTCCCGGCGTCGGTAGCGGCGGCACGGTCCGCCGATGACACAACGCGTGTGCGGCAGAGAATTGAATTCTCTGCCGCACACGGGGTTTTGTGCTCAATGTGAGTCGTAATGGTCGGGACGTCCTAATGTTCAGGACTTGGCGCCCCGGCTCACAATCCCTTCCTTCATCTTCGCGATCGCGAACCCCCACGCCTGGTCGATACTTGTCTTCGGCGGCAGCGCGATCTCTTCGGGATTGGTGACCACGTCGAGCAGGTACGGACCCGGTGAGGCGAGTGCGGCCTGGACAGCGGCCTCCAGCGCCTCGGGTTCGGTGACCCGGGCGGCCGGCATGCCCATCGCGGTGGCGACGGCGGCCAGGTCGGGGTTGGCCAACTCGGTGCCGAACTCCGGGAGCCCGCCTTGCTCTTGCTCGAGCTTGACCATGCCCAGGCGGCCGTTGTCGAAGACGATGAGCTTGACCGGCAGGTCGTAGGCGACGGCGGTGAGCACGTCGCCGAGCAGCATCGTCAGACCGCCGTCGCCGCAGAAGGCGACGACCTGCCGCTGCCGGTCCAGGGCGGCGGCGCCGAGGGCGTGCGGCAGGGCGTTCGCCATCGAACCGAGGTTGAAGGACCCGATCAGGCGGCGGCTGCCGCGCATCGTCACGCAGCGCGCGAGCCAGACCGTGGACATGCCGGTGTCGGTGGTGAACACGGTGTCCTCGGCGGCGTGCGTGTCGATGAGCGTGGCCAGCGCCTCGGGGCGGATCTTGTCCTCGGTGTTGTCGAGCCAAGACCGCACCTTGCCCACCAGGCTCTGGTCGAACTCCGGGTCGGTGAGGCGGCGCTGGTGACCTTGCCAGTCCTCGTAGCTCGAGCGTGCCTTTTCCAGATGGCTGCGATCGTCCTTGCTGCGCACCCGGTTCAGGAGCGCGGCGATGCTCAGCCCCGCGTCGCCGACGACGCCGACGTCGACCGGCGTACGGCGCCCGATGTGGCCGGCGCGCGTGTCGATCTGGACGGTCGGCGTCGAGCGGGGCAGCCAGTCGGGATACGGGAAGTCCGTGCCGATCATCAGCAGCGCGCCGGCGGACTCGAACGCCTCGCGGGTCGCCGGGTTGCCGATCAGGCCGCTCTGGCCGATCTGGAAGGGGTTGTCGTCTTCGAGCCCTTCCTTCGCCTTGAGAGTCAGGACCA
This window harbors:
- a CDS encoding thiamine pyrophosphate-dependent enzyme yields the protein MTTVAEQIVTALADLGVRTVWGVVGDALNPVTDAIRREERIEWIGTRHEEAAAFAASAQAQLSGTIGVCMGTVGPGSLHLLNGLYDAKKSHAPVLAICGQVPSAELGAEYFQEVDNDAVFRDVAAFRHTVTSASQMPRVLEQAVQTAYATPGVSVLTLPGDIGSAEVAKDSAVHITRVPARLTPDDDEITRAVRLLDDAKTVTMLVGAGARESRASVLQLADRLAAPMVLTLKAKEGLEDDNPFQIGQSGLIGNPATREAFESAGALLMIGTDFPYPDWLPRSTPTVQIDTRAGHIGRRTPVDVGVVGDAGLSIAALLNRVRSKDDRSHLEKARSSYEDWQGHQRRLTDPEFDQSLVGKVRSWLDNTEDKIRPEALATLIDTHAAEDTVFTTDTGMSTVWLARCVTMRGSRRLIGSFNLGSMANALPHALGAAALDRQRQVVAFCGDGGLTMLLGDVLTAVAYDLPVKLIVFDNGRLGMVKLEQEQGGLPEFGTELANPDLAAVATAMGMPAARVTEPEALEAAVQAALASPGPYLLDVVTNPEEIALPPKTSIDQAWGFAIAKMKEGIVSRGAKS